A single Ascochyta rabiei chromosome 4, complete sequence DNA region contains:
- a CDS encoding actin cytoskeleton and mitosis protein, giving the protein MSTVARGGGGRGRSRGHSTGIWRGSSSNTRGGLDGASTEAGDKPAFGAKKRGGGAQNRGASARATGGSHAQELDAEGKPKKITFVPLNKYGAVFNSTPHAKADYHDRFLYLQAAQPSWRKQLQDQGLMNPDGQMKLSDSVKLIGRCNDMCPEYERVRRIDQKDFKRPECTPETEYLEYGDRIPDESRMVKAFTRSSAGADVELVIDIRNPAACLKTVNYLFKRLDNEGFDHLHAWIWDRTRSVRKDLRTQVVEKRNDIQTLLTCLEASARFYLLSMHQMAQSEKEDYSHQQDMEQFNQTLTTLRERYDDNRRAGITSDNEAEFVAYRLILASLYANSQLENELHSLPSDLRHNKRVLTAIDIFKAAKSAFDFGSDKGWVQAQANWKKFWDLIKSSGVSYLMACAAEVGFNRVRHVILDSIWHAYRKGPRGDISVDAWTIDKLKGVLAMDEDKDAVKLCELFGFHFERNAHGQTYLDIAKLGNSNKSIGVPHSIKPQVFSQSLVESKRYNRAFSAIIQGMTVQQAKTSNLLVDPSITLMADENSLFIPESTTAKPNVFAQKPNRITTNDTSSLSPCASPFTTSSQPSSTVPSTNPFGNSPIAKAIPQSQPAQANTASAFTGGWPSPGVFDAAKNTIKFAPTPTASANANPFATAAASLPLQSTNPASTPPNSFTFGSDASPVSQGLPLDVQATPRVGQASERSALDTPKPFVFPGLPALDAKLRSEQQTGLSTTPARLPPQPSSVTGDAERQQAEEEARQAVLKQKKERRRQEQEEQERKAREAQQAREAEQQRQQEEKQRHFREQQEQELRAKQERERLIQEEQQRLQQQEQERLARTRERETAYSALTSNIMLNGEDGLLYQFLENTVKNVVEEVATEVQTWRRRAREAAEKEERHQVFARAVFARWVAQVQRKKRDAKARERRKRLKAQREQLVDDKGEAVSATLAAGSAVSTDQPNGASTTSINGQPTARRARRTQERHTRATIDQTAHAKVAAPPQAAPTLPARDLTAPVTMNEHALHVRSYSEAYQRSTAPIDRTETDWFKLRAMGIDPSKHRKRSFDSATDEEPKDDAEAKRVRRSSSNASLVLQPPLPPEAPFKPLTIEERLARIRAAKQAFTTSGSASPSVTGATPCNRRSSLTGRSSLLIAQARDLIAESPSAKHLPPAVHDFGRSVPNLGTSISSFRQSSFGKSVGAAQGNKPAYWGRASRFVPQHLYGKGPEAIRAYRDQYVNSPGSTPRTLGLEPLALSSPIPAQFSYVAQPGYTQPPYSEDGSASGVDLVDVDAEDNVAGDTEEDSFDGDDEEMESSEGEDEDEDEDENVDNPTQFGAYTGEYDEDEYTEEEEQNFAQPGSSFGGVGPGATQDDAIELSD; this is encoded by the exons ATGTCGACAGTCGCacgtggcggcggcggccgAGGACGTAGCCGAGGTCACAGCACTGGCATCTGgcgcggcagcagcagcaacacgCGCGGCGGACTAGATGGCGCGTCTACAGAGGCGGGTGACAAGCCGGCGTTCGGCGCGAAGAAGCGTGGTGGAGGCGCGCAGAACAGAGGCGCCAGTGCGCGTGCCACGGGAGGCAGTCATGCGCAAGAGCTGGACGCCGAGGGAAAGCCAAAGAA GATCACCTTCGTTCCCCTCAACAAGTACGGCGCCGTCTTCAACTCGACCCCGCACGCCAAAGCCGACTACCACGACCGATTCCTCTAT CTACAAGCTGCTCAACCTAGCTGGCGCAAGCAGTTGCAGGACCAGGGACTCATGAACCCTGATGGACAGATGAAACTGAGCGACTCGGTCAAGCTGATCGGTCGCTGTAACGATATGTGCCCGGAATACGAGAGAGTGCGCCGCATAGACCAGAAAGACTTCAAGCGACCAGAATGC ACACCCGAAACCGAATACCTCGAGTACGGAGATCGAATACCAGACGAATCGCGCATGGTCAAGGCCTTTACTCGATCTTCAGCTGGTGCTGACGTAGAGCTGGTCATTGACATTCGAAATCCAGCCGCATGTTTG AAAACCGTAAACTATCTCTTCAAGCGCCTTGACAACGAAGGCTTCGATCATCTGCATGCTTGGATTTGGGACCGCACTCGCTCCGTGCGCAAGGACCTACGTACTCAGGTCGTAGAAAAGCGCAATGATATTCAGACACTACTCACGTGTCTGGAAGCGTCTGCACGCTTCTACTTACTATCCATGCATCAGATGGCACAAAGCGAGAAGGAGGACTACTCGCATCAACAGGACATGGAACAGTTCAACCAGACCCTGACTACACTGCGAGAACGATACGACGACAATCGACGAGCGGGCATAACCTCCGACAATGAAGCCGAGTTTGTCGCATATCGCTTGATCCTGGCCTCTCTCTACGCCAACAGTCAACTCGAGAACGAACTTCATAGCTTACCGAGTGACCTTCGTCACAACAAGCGCGTCCTGACTGCGATCGACATCTTCAAGGCCGCCAAGTCAGCTTTTGACTTTGGCTCCGACAAAGGCTGGGTCCAGGCGCAAGCGAATTGGAAGAAATTCTGGGACCTTATCAAGTCTTCTGGTGTGTCATATCTTATGGCTTGTGCTGCCGAAGTTGGTTTCAATCGCGTCCGACACGTCATACTCGATTCGATCTGGCATGCATACCGGAAAGGACCTCGGGGAGATATAAGCGTCGACGCTTGGACGATCGACAAACTGAAGGGTGTACTCGCCATGGACGAGGACAAGGATGCTGTCAAGCTGTGTGAGCTATTTGGATTCCATTTTGAAAGAAACGCACATGGACAAACATACCTCGACATTGCAAAACTGGGCAATAGCAACAAGTCGATAGGTGTTCCCCACAGCATTAAGCCGCAGGTGTTCTCCCAAAGCCTTGTTGAGTCCAAGCGCTACAATCGTGCGTTCTCGGCCATCATCCAGGGTATGACAGTGCAGCAAGCGAAGACTAGTAACTTGCTGGTCGATCCTAGCATAACCCTAATGGCTGACGAGAATTCGCTGTTCATCCCAGAGAGCACCACGGCCAAACCCAATGTCTTCGCGCAGAAGCCTAACCGCATAACAACCAACGACACTTCGAGTTTAAGCCCCTGTGCGTCGCCGTTCACTACTTCAAGTCAACCATCGTCCACTGTTCCTTCGACGAATCCGTTTGGAAACAGTCCCATCGCCAAGGCAATACCGCAGTCTCAACCTGCTCAGGCCAATACTGCATCAGCATTTACTGGTGGGTGGCCTTCGCCCGGAGTTTTTGACGCGGCCAAAAACACGATCAAATTCGCTCCCACACCTACTGCTAGTGCAAATGCCAATCCATTCGCTACTGCTGCAGCATCCCTGCCTCTGCAATCCACAAACCCCGCGTCAACACCCCCCAATTCTTTCACCTTCGGAAGCGATGCGTCTCCCGTCTCTCAAGGTCTACCCTTAGATGTCCAGGCTACACCGCGCGTTGGGCAAGCTAGTGAGCGATCTGCCCTTGACACACCGAAGCCCTTCGTCTTTCCCGGGCTACCTGCGCTAGACGCGAAGTTGCGTAGTGAACAGCAGACGGGGCTTTCGACCACACCAGCCAGGTTGCCACCACAGCCAAGTTCAGTGACAGGAGACGCTGAGAGGCAgcaagcagaagaagaagcacgGCAAGCTGTGCTAAAGCAGAAGAAGGAGCGACGCAGacaagagcaagaagagcaagagcgGAAAGCGAGGGAAGCGCAGCAAGCACGAGAAGCTGAGCAACAGCGGCAACAGGAAGAGAAGCAGCGGCATTTTAGGGAGCAGCAAGAGCAGGAACTCCGGGCAAAGCAGGAGCGAGAGAGACTAATCCAGGAGGAACAGCAACGACTacagcagcaggagcaggagcgaCTGGCACGGACCCGAGAACGGGAAACAGCGTACAGTGCGCTCACATCGAACATTATGCTTAACGGGGAAGATGGACTTTTGTATCAGTTTCTTGAGAACACGGTGAAGAATGTTGTAGAGGAGGTCGCCACGGAGGTGCAGAcatggcggcggcgggctCGTGAGGCAGCAGAGAAAGAGGAGCGACATCAGGTCTTTGCACGAGCAGTGTTCGCGCGCTGGGTCGCGCAAGTGCAAAGAAAGAAGCGTGACGCCAAGGCAAGGGAGAGGAGGAAGCGTCTCAAGGCGCAGCGAGAACAGTTGGTCGACGATAAAGGTGAGGCTGTGAGCGCAACTCTTGCAGCCGGATCGGCAGTGAGCACAGACCAGCCCAACGGCGCGTCAACAACGTCTATCAACGGCCAGCCAACAGCGCGGCGCGCCAGACGAACGCAAGAACGCCATACCCGGGCGACAATCGATCAAACGGCACACGCAAAAGTAGCTGCACCTCCACAAGCCGCTCCAACACTACCCGCACGCGACTTGACCGCGCCTGTCACCATGAACGAACATGCCTTGCACGTCAGAAGCTACTCTGAGGCCTATCAGAGGTCGACGGCGCCCATTGACCGAACAGAGACCGACTGGTTCAAGCTCCGAGCTATGGGCATCGACCCAAGCAAGCACCGCAAGCGGAGCTTCGATTCAGCCACGGATGAGGAGCCCAAAGACGACGCCGAAGCCAAACGCGTACGCAGGTCTAGCTCCAATGCATCTTTGGTACTCCAGCCTCCACTTCCACCTGAAGCGCCATTCAAGCCACTCACCATCGAAGAGCGACTCGCTCGCATCCGCGCCGCCAAGCAAGCCTTTACAACCTCTGGTTCAGCATCACCGTCCGTCACTGGCGCAACACCTTGCAACAGGCGCTCATCGCTCACGGGCCGCTCCAGCCTTCTCATAGCACAGGCTCGCGATCTAATCGCAGAGTCCCCCAGTGCAAAACACTTGCCCCCAGCTGTCCACGATTTCGGTCGCAGCGTGCCCAATCTTGGCACCTCCATTTCGTCTTTCCGCCAGTCCAGTTTTGGCAAAAGTGTCGGCGCCGCGCAAGGCAACAAGCCAGCTTACTGGGGACGCGCGAGCCGCTTTGTACCACAGCATCTATACGGCAAGGGTCCAGAAGCAATTCGTGCCTATCGCGATCAGTACGTCAATTCACCAGGCAGCACACCGCGGACGCTTGGCCTCGAACCGCTTGCTCTGTCCTCGCCAATCCCGGCGCAGTTCTCGTATGTGGCGCAACCAGGCTACACGCAGCCGCCGTACAGCGAAGACGGGAGCGCAAGCGGTGTTGACCTTGTAGATGTGGACGCTGAGGACAACGTCGCAGGTGATACTGAGGAGGACTCATTCGATGGCGACGACGAAGAAATGGAATCAAGCGAAggcgaagacgaagacgaagacgaagacgaaaaCGTCGACAACCCGACCCAGTTCGGCGCCTATACAGGAGAGTACGATGAGGATGAATACACCGAGGAAGAAGAACAGAACTTTGCACAGCCTGGAAGTAGCTTTGGAGGGGTCGGACCAGGCGCTACGCAGGACGATGCTATTGAGCTGTCTGACTAG